The segment AGTAAAACTCCTGGAAACGGGCAGGCTGAGGCCGATTGAGAATCTCTACAGAGCCTCCCACATATACATTAGGGCGCTCAAACAGCTTCTTGACCCCTGGATGCTCCGGGTCCTCGGTTTTGAACACCTTTAGCGCTTCTTCGCGCTGATCTACGCTATAGACGTCTTCAACGGTCAGAATGGCGTAGATCACGCCATCCTCTTCTCCTATCAATGCGGCCTGCTCACCGGCACTCAAAGTAACGGCTGTAGCATCAGGCACGGCTAGTGTCACGGGAATGCTCCAAACGGTTCCGTCTGCCAAACGCATCGTGTCCAGGACAGCACGATAATCTTTTTTACTCATAAAGCCTTGTAGAGGTGAAAACGCACCGACTCCGATCAGATCCAGATCTGAAATGGCCCATGTATTGATAGGGATGGCAGGCAGGTTGCCTGCAGACTCCAATAAAGCCTGACGTCGTTCCGGTTCTGCAATACGGTTAATAAGCGCACCACCGTGCGGCTGCATGGTTGTCATGAAGTGAGCCTCCTGTTCTTTGTTCTTGTACTTCTTCAGGTATGAATTGATTTATTTATGAAGTCCGCACTCCGTTTTCTCATTCCCGGACCAGCGTCCAGCACGCGGATCCTCACCCGGCATCACCTGACGAGTGCAATAGTGGCAGCCGATACTCGGATAATTCTGATCATGAAGCGGATTATAAATAACGTCATGCTCCCGGATATATGCCCATACCTCATCCTGAGTCCAATCTGCGATCGGATTAAACTTCACCAGGCCAAACTTATGGTCATACTCGATCTTTTTGGCATTGGCGCGTGTGGGCGCCTGATCGCGTCGGATCCCTGTAATCCAGGCATCATACTGAGACAAAATTCGTGTGAGCGGCTCTACCTTGCGGATATTGCAGCATTGGTTCGGGTTCACCTGCCATAACGTATCTCCATGCTGTGCCGCCTGCTCTTCCGGCGAGAGGACTGGTGCAACGCGTACAAATTCCATATTATATTTCGCTACTAACCGATCCCGGGTATGGTACGTCTCTTCAAAGTGAAAGTCGGTATCCAAATAAAAGATATCCGTTCCCGGGCTGATCTTCTGAACCATATCCACCAGCACTACATCCTCTGCACCAAAGCTGCAGGCAAACGTAATGTTGGGAAAGGTTTGAACAGCGTATCGAATGATTTCTTCAGCAGAAGCCGTCTCTAATGCAATAGCCTGCTCTTGGATTAACTGCTCTTTCTCTAATAAGTTCA is part of the Paenibacillus algicola genome and harbors:
- a CDS encoding phosphoadenylyl-sulfate reductase; this encodes MNLLEKEQLIQEQAIALETASAEEIIRYAVQTFPNITFACSFGAEDVVLVDMVQKISPGTDIFYLDTDFHFEETYHTRDRLVAKYNMEFVRVAPVLSPEEQAAQHGDTLWQVNPNQCCNIRKVEPLTRILSQYDAWITGIRRDQAPTRANAKKIEYDHKFGLVKFNPIADWTQDEVWAYIREHDVIYNPLHDQNYPSIGCHYCTRQVMPGEDPRAGRWSGNEKTECGLHK